The proteins below come from a single Piscinibacter gummiphilus genomic window:
- a CDS encoding patatin-like phospholipase family protein, with protein MPLIPRLKTPSLGLALQGGGAHGAFTWGVLDCLLEAGHFHITAISGTSAGAMNAIALADGWRRGGPDGARDALSRFWTAIGTRVPFDLLTSGDAARPGLNAAARALMHWTRLLSPYQFNPLGTNPLREVLQEQIDFEGLRAASPMALHIAATHANTGRLRLFEAHELSVDAALASACLPTLHHAVVIDGEPYWDGGYSANPALFPLVRSGIDEPLIVSLTPLRYTRTPVSADEIQARALEFAFNATFLREARTLAEACAEARQSRWPFIGALERRLRRLHLHLIDAHDELGELAGETRLIAHLPFLENLRDLGRARAGRWLDAHAGDVGHRSSIDLAALYAPV; from the coding sequence ATGCCCTTGATCCCACGTCTCAAAACCCCTTCCCTCGGCCTCGCCCTGCAAGGCGGCGGTGCACACGGTGCGTTCACCTGGGGCGTGCTCGATTGCCTGCTCGAAGCCGGGCACTTCCACATCACCGCCATCAGCGGCACCAGCGCGGGGGCGATGAATGCGATTGCGCTGGCCGACGGCTGGCGGCGCGGCGGCCCCGACGGCGCACGCGATGCCCTCAGCCGCTTCTGGACGGCCATCGGCACCCGCGTGCCCTTCGACCTCCTGACCTCGGGCGACGCGGCCCGGCCCGGCCTCAATGCCGCGGCCCGTGCGCTGATGCACTGGACGCGCCTGCTCTCGCCCTACCAGTTCAACCCGCTGGGCACCAACCCCTTGCGTGAAGTGCTGCAGGAGCAGATCGACTTCGAAGGTTTGCGCGCGGCGAGCCCGATGGCCCTGCACATCGCCGCCACGCACGCCAACACCGGGCGGCTGCGGCTCTTCGAGGCACACGAGCTGAGCGTCGACGCTGCGCTCGCGTCGGCCTGCCTGCCCACGCTGCACCACGCGGTGGTGATCGACGGCGAGCCGTACTGGGACGGTGGCTACAGCGCCAACCCCGCGCTCTTTCCGCTGGTGCGAAGCGGCATCGACGAGCCCTTGATCGTCTCGCTCACCCCGTTGCGCTACACACGTACGCCGGTGAGCGCCGACGAGATCCAGGCGCGCGCGCTGGAGTTCGCCTTCAACGCCACCTTCCTGCGCGAAGCGCGCACGCTGGCCGAAGCGTGCGCCGAAGCGCGGCAATCGCGCTGGCCCTTCATCGGCGCACTGGAGCGGCGGCTACGCCGGCTGCACCTGCACCTGATCGACGCGCATGACGAGCTGGGTGAACTGGCCGGCGAAACCCGGCTCATCGCGCACCTGCCCTTCCTCGAGAACCTGCGCGACCTCGGCCGCGCCCGCGCCGGGCGTTGGCTCGACGCGCATGCGGGTGACGTGGGCCACCGCTCGAGCATCGACCTCGCCGCGCTCTACGCGCCGGTCTGA